A section of the Caballeronia sp. M1242 genome encodes:
- a CDS encoding YafY family protein, with translation MTSSLDEAILRVLPTERDAVAWLSTPEVRRRLEERGHRVGYTKKVQRHLTALEAESRVISTINGRELLWQRKPWLHGLQEGVGLMSASEAVAFHILQRFAGNKLPAAVTQDIDPLFKAAEARLSQEKADSRMYRAWADKIDSVDGAFTLIRPKLRPEIFNTVATATFFERELLVQYRAAYRSESKEKSDAPKTKRLWPLALVESAGVMYMVAQDPRRAPPAGEGEPESARALYRLDRIRSVTESGESFSYPADFRLRKYIETQQAFDFLPEPAVKLELAFEGSAGNQLRESPMSKDQQIDTLPDGRMKVTGTVTPSLKLRWWLRALGAGVEILAPQALRDEFAQDYLKLANRYRHATASAHAGEAA, from the coding sequence ATGACCTCCAGTCTCGACGAAGCCATTCTCCGCGTGCTGCCGACGGAACGCGACGCCGTCGCGTGGCTCTCGACGCCCGAAGTGCGCCGCCGGCTGGAAGAGCGCGGGCATCGCGTCGGATATACGAAAAAGGTGCAGCGCCACCTCACCGCATTGGAAGCCGAGTCGCGCGTCATATCGACGATCAACGGCCGCGAGTTGCTGTGGCAGCGCAAGCCGTGGCTGCACGGCCTTCAGGAAGGCGTCGGACTGATGAGCGCGTCGGAGGCCGTCGCGTTTCATATTCTTCAGCGATTCGCCGGCAACAAGCTGCCGGCCGCCGTCACGCAAGACATCGATCCGCTGTTCAAGGCGGCGGAAGCGCGGCTCTCGCAGGAAAAAGCGGACAGCCGCATGTATCGCGCGTGGGCCGACAAGATCGATTCCGTGGATGGCGCGTTCACGTTGATTCGCCCGAAGCTGCGTCCGGAGATCTTCAACACGGTGGCGACCGCGACGTTCTTCGAGCGCGAATTGCTCGTGCAGTATCGCGCCGCGTATCGCAGCGAGAGCAAGGAAAAGAGCGATGCGCCGAAGACGAAGCGCCTCTGGCCGCTCGCGCTCGTCGAATCGGCGGGCGTCATGTACATGGTCGCGCAGGACCCGCGCCGCGCGCCGCCGGCCGGCGAAGGCGAGCCGGAATCGGCGCGCGCGCTGTATCGGCTGGACCGCATTCGTTCGGTGACGGAGTCCGGCGAATCGTTCAGCTATCCGGCGGACTTCCGGCTGCGCAAATACATCGAGACGCAGCAGGCGTTCGACTTTCTGCCCGAACCGGCGGTGAAGCTGGAGCTTGCGTTCGAAGGCAGCGCCGGCAATCAGTTGCGCGAATCGCCGATGTCGAAGGATCAGCAGATCGACACCCTGCCCGACGGCCGCATGAAAGTGACCGGCACCGTCACGCCGAGCCTCAAGCTGCGCTGGTGGCTGCGCGCGCTCGGCGCGGGCGTCGAGATTCTTGCGCCGCAAGCGTTGCGCGACGAGTTCGCGCAGGACTATCTGAAGCTCGCGAACCGCTATCGGCATGCAACGGCAAGCGCGCACGCAGGAGAAGCGGCATGA